The following proteins come from a genomic window of Proteinivorax hydrogeniformans:
- the rsgA gene encoding ribosome small subunit-dependent GTPase A: MNGIIYKALSGFYYVKTESGYSYQCKGRGKLKKEKIKPLVGDRVEITTISDDEGVIEKVLPRKNLLYRPTVANIDQMIVMVSNEQPKPDYMLMDTLLALAEHYNISALVCVTKIDLGDSVLKYVKDRLQSTNYRVLGISNQPPQGISQLKSLMEDKISCLCGQSGVGKSSLVNNLNPDANFRVGNISTKIQRGKHTTTHSSLVEVTKNGFIVDTPGFSNLSLQDVGLKQLANLYVDFDGFECKFTSCTHMSEQECGVKKAVEKGQLHQDRYESYVMLNKKLKQLKERYKRG, translated from the coding sequence ATTAACGGGATAATATATAAGGCTTTAAGTGGGTTTTATTATGTAAAAACAGAAAGTGGTTATTCTTATCAATGTAAGGGCCGAGGAAAGCTAAAAAAAGAAAAGATTAAGCCCTTAGTAGGTGACAGGGTGGAAATCACTACTATATCAGATGACGAAGGTGTTATTGAAAAGGTTTTGCCTAGGAAAAACCTCCTTTATCGGCCTACTGTAGCAAACATCGATCAAATGATTGTAATGGTCTCAAATGAGCAACCAAAACCTGACTATATGCTAATGGATACATTGCTAGCTCTAGCTGAGCATTATAATATTAGCGCGCTGGTGTGTGTTACAAAGATAGATCTTGGAGATAGTGTGTTAAAATATGTTAAAGATAGGCTTCAAAGTACAAACTATAGAGTTTTAGGCATATCAAATCAACCACCACAAGGTATTTCTCAGTTGAAAAGTCTAATGGAGGATAAAATATCTTGTTTATGTGGGCAAAGTGGAGTTGGCAAATCCTCATTGGTTAACAACTTAAATCCCGATGCCAACTTTAGGGTTGGGAATATTTCCACTAAGATACAAAGAGGTAAGCATACTACTACTCATAGCTCATTGGTTGAAGTTACTAAAAATGGTTTTATAGTTGACACGCCAGGGTTTTCAAATTTGTCCTTGCAGGATGTTGGCCTGAAACAGTTAGCTAACCTTTATGTCGACTTTGATGGTTTTGAGTGTAAATTTACCTCTTGTACTCACATGAGTGAACAAGAATGTGGTGTGAAAAAGGCAGTGGAAAAAGGGCAGCTACATCAAGATAGATACGAAAGTTATGTTATGCTTAATAAAAAATTGAAACAGTTAAAGGAGAGATATAAACGTGGTTAA
- the pknB gene encoding Stk1 family PASTA domain-containing Ser/Thr kinase gives MVGQKLANRYHIIEKIGTGGMAIVYKARCTLLNRIVAVKVLKAQFVHDQELVRRFRREAQASAGLSHPNIVGIYDVGQDKQNYFIVMEYVAGQTLKDYINEGKINLNEVLNIAKNICKALKHAHDNSIIHRDIKPQNILLTKEKHVKVTDFGIAKAINTDQTLTMQNTNTVLGSVHYFSPEQAKGNYAGAQSDIYSLGIVMYEMLTGKVPFDGDSPISVAIKHIQEPVRPLDELNADIPEGVSSIVKKAVTKNKDMRYKNAEELLNDIRSWLNYGAVEIEESDELDQKTQRFSIAEATEKEDADEIKGTQKGKAKAKKITTIVLISLLLVAGLIGGGYALTKRALHVPEVPVPNVEGLPLSEAIKEIEDLGLQYVIEGEEHSNLPTNHVLYQSPSAGSTRREGREVSLILSLGAQYINVPDIVGETERSALNTLSEVGFEVEVNREYDDAVESGKVISQSPSGGSLQREEVVSILVSEGPKPVNMPGLIDKDLNEANDLLEQLGLNYTTRWIQPQGESPSGIVVDQNPSSNDEILPGQTTVELSIRPYERIEKTVEVDVDFFGTHVRIVVEDIEGMTTVVDERISGGRRPREFDVRLWEGGEVRVFVDGELQ, from the coding sequence ATGGTTGGACAAAAGCTAGCAAATAGGTATCATATAATAGAAAAAATAGGCACAGGTGGTATGGCGATAGTTTATAAAGCTCGCTGTACGTTGTTAAATCGGATAGTTGCCGTTAAGGTATTAAAGGCCCAATTTGTCCATGATCAAGAGCTAGTTCGAAGGTTTAGACGGGAAGCACAAGCTTCTGCTGGACTCTCCCATCCCAACATTGTAGGAATATATGATGTAGGTCAAGATAAGCAAAATTATTTTATTGTGATGGAATATGTAGCTGGTCAAACTCTAAAAGATTATATAAATGAAGGTAAAATTAATTTAAATGAAGTTTTAAATATTGCTAAAAATATTTGTAAGGCGTTAAAACATGCCCATGATAATTCAATAATTCATAGGGATATCAAACCCCAGAACATATTATTAACAAAAGAAAAGCATGTTAAAGTTACTGATTTCGGTATAGCAAAAGCAATAAATACAGATCAAACTTTAACTATGCAAAATACAAATACAGTACTTGGTTCAGTCCATTATTTCAGCCCAGAGCAAGCAAAGGGTAACTATGCAGGTGCACAATCGGACATCTATTCTCTAGGAATTGTCATGTATGAGATGTTAACTGGCAAAGTGCCTTTTGATGGAGATAGCCCAATATCTGTAGCTATAAAACATATCCAAGAACCAGTAAGGCCACTAGATGAGCTTAATGCGGATATACCTGAAGGGGTTTCAAGTATTGTAAAAAAAGCTGTGACTAAAAACAAAGATATGCGCTATAAAAATGCAGAGGAATTATTAAATGATATTAGGAGCTGGCTCAATTATGGGGCTGTAGAAATTGAAGAATCAGATGAATTAGATCAAAAGACTCAGCGTTTTTCAATTGCGGAGGCAACAGAAAAAGAAGATGCTGATGAAATAAAGGGGACTCAAAAAGGAAAAGCAAAAGCTAAAAAAATTACAACTATAGTTTTGATTTCCCTACTACTTGTAGCTGGTTTAATAGGTGGAGGGTACGCTTTAACAAAAAGAGCCTTACATGTACCGGAAGTTCCAGTGCCAAATGTAGAGGGGCTGCCTCTGTCTGAAGCTATCAAAGAGATAGAAGACTTAGGATTACAGTATGTGATTGAAGGAGAAGAACACAGTAATTTGCCTACAAATCATGTGCTATACCAAAGTCCTTCAGCGGGTTCAACGAGACGTGAAGGTAGAGAGGTCTCATTAATTTTAAGCCTTGGAGCTCAATACATTAACGTTCCTGATATTGTGGGCGAGACTGAAAGATCAGCTTTAAACACACTGTCCGAAGTAGGATTTGAGGTTGAGGTAAATAGAGAGTATGATGATGCTGTGGAAAGTGGTAAAGTGATAAGTCAATCTCCTAGCGGTGGTAGTTTACAAAGGGAAGAAGTTGTCTCAATTTTAGTAAGTGAGGGGCCTAAACCTGTAAATATGCCTGGATTAATCGATAAAGACTTAAATGAAGCTAATGATTTACTTGAGCAATTAGGTTTGAATTACACAACTAGATGGATACAACCTCAAGGTGAAAGTCCTAGTGGAATTGTTGTTGATCAGAATCCTTCTTCTAATGACGAGATTTTACCAGGGCAGACCACTGTGGAGTTGAGCATAAGACCATATGAGCGCATAGAAAAAACAGTTGAGGTTGATGTTGACTTTTTCGGTACACACGTACGTATCGTAGTTGAAGATATTGAAGGTATGACTACGGTTGTTGATGAGAGAATATCTGGAGGGCGCAGACCTAGAGAGTTTGATGTGCGCCTTTGGGAAGGTGGAGAAGTTAGGGTGTTTGTAGATGGTGAGTTACAATAA
- a CDS encoding Stp1/IreP family PP2C-type Ser/Thr phosphatase, whose amino-acid sequence MKIGGKTHCGYQREINQDYFVYGRNGSFSYIIVADGMGGHLAGEIASKKAVNFLANELENNDDIIQLKTLIEQVNEELYKISNEKESLKGMGTTLSVVIISNGYLNVGHVGDSRVYLLRDKQLLQLTNDHSLVADLVRHGQLTEEEAEKHPQRNVLTQAVGTDSIIEVQSRSHRLKSYDKILLCTDGLTKCLTDTEIAELMMESEVEDICDKLIGAALNQGGTDNVTVAIADVGDIKEVN is encoded by the coding sequence ATGAAAATAGGTGGGAAAACTCATTGTGGTTATCAAAGAGAAATTAATCAAGATTATTTTGTTTATGGTAGAAATGGTAGCTTTTCGTACATAATTGTTGCCGACGGGATGGGTGGACATTTAGCCGGAGAAATTGCCAGTAAAAAAGCTGTAAATTTTTTGGCAAATGAACTTGAAAATAACGATGATATTATACAGCTCAAGACTTTAATTGAACAAGTAAATGAGGAGCTTTATAAGATTTCTAATGAAAAGGAAAGTTTAAAAGGTATGGGTACTACGCTATCTGTAGTGATTATATCTAATGGTTACTTAAATGTTGGTCATGTTGGCGATAGTCGAGTCTACCTGTTAAGAGATAAACAGCTTTTACAATTGACAAATGATCACTCATTGGTAGCTGATCTAGTTAGACATGGTCAATTAACAGAAGAAGAGGCAGAAAAGCATCCACAACGGAATGTTTTAACTCAAGCTGTCGGCACTGATAGTATTATTGAAGTTCAAAGTAGAAGTCATAGGTTGAAATCATATGATAAAATTTTACTGTGTACAGACGGTTTGACTAAGTGCCTAACTGATACAGAAATAGCTGAGTTGATGATGGAATCAGAAGTAGAAGACATTTGCGACAAGCTTATAGGAGCAGCACTAAATCAAGGTGGCACAGATAACGTAACAGTTGCGATAGCAGATGTTGGGGATATTAAGGAGGTGAATTAG
- the rlmN gene encoding 23S rRNA (adenine(2503)-C(2))-methyltransferase RlmN, translated as MINLVGLDVKTMEDKLNPYISQKFRIKQIHQWIYQKQVSSFMEMSNLPQSLREELQDKFTIGDIRIKDKQVSKDGTTKFLLKFPDGALTEAVLMKYEHGLSICISTQVGCKMGCVFCSSGEQGFTRNLSNAEIVEQFWAIQRITKERIKNIVIMGMGEPLDNYDNVLEFIKFVNDETTFNIGIRNITLSTSGLVPQIYRLAEERLGITLALSLHAPNQQKRQKVMPISKSFPLKEVIDACRYYSDQTKRRLTIEYAMISDFNDSDKDAFELASLLSGLLCHINLIPLNDSSSDHELKKSSDERVKAFQKVLQKIGFKATIRRELGSDIDAACGQLKKRNN; from the coding sequence GTGATAAACTTAGTAGGATTAGATGTTAAAACTATGGAAGATAAATTAAATCCATATATTAGTCAAAAATTTAGGATTAAACAAATTCATCAGTGGATATATCAAAAGCAAGTATCATCTTTTATGGAGATGTCAAATCTTCCTCAAAGTCTGCGAGAAGAACTTCAGGATAAATTTACTATAGGTGATATTCGAATTAAAGATAAACAGGTGTCAAAAGATGGTACGACAAAGTTTTTGCTTAAGTTTCCTGATGGAGCTTTAACTGAAGCGGTATTAATGAAATATGAGCATGGCTTAAGTATTTGTATATCAACCCAAGTAGGTTGTAAAATGGGCTGTGTGTTTTGCAGCTCAGGCGAGCAAGGTTTTACAAGAAATCTTTCAAATGCTGAGATTGTAGAGCAGTTTTGGGCTATACAAAGGATAACAAAAGAGAGAATAAAAAATATTGTTATTATGGGCATGGGTGAACCCCTAGATAATTACGATAATGTATTAGAGTTTATCAAATTTGTAAATGATGAAACAACTTTTAATATCGGAATCAGAAATATCACTCTTTCAACTTCAGGTTTAGTCCCCCAGATTTACCGGTTAGCTGAAGAGCGCCTTGGGATTACTTTAGCACTATCTTTACATGCTCCAAATCAACAAAAAAGGCAAAAAGTTATGCCAATTTCCAAAAGCTTCCCTTTAAAGGAGGTTATAGACGCTTGTCGCTACTATTCTGACCAGACTAAACGTCGTTTAACTATAGAGTACGCTATGATTAGTGATTTCAATGATAGTGATAAAGATGCCTTCGAGCTTGCTAGCTTATTGTCTGGACTGTTATGTCATATTAACTTAATACCTTTAAATGACTCTAGTAGTGATCATGAACTTAAAAAAAGCTCAGACGAAAGAGTAAAAGCCTTTCAAAAAGTTTTACAAAAAATAGGCTTTAAAGCGACAATCCGAAGAGAACTTGGTAGCGATATTGATGCTGCTTGTGGTCAACTTAAGAAAAGGAATAATTAG
- the rsmB gene encoding 16S rRNA (cytosine(967)-C(5))-methyltransferase RsmB, giving the protein MENNSNPRVECIKALVQIERNESYSNLVINDVLKKVTFTPEDKSLFTKIVYGVIANKTFLLWVLKKYVKRPHKQQDWLKYTLMTSLYQIAFLDSIPDYAVVNEGVKYVKKRNYRKASFVNAVLRNIVREKDSIFDVPKEDFLEFLSIRYSYPRWMVEEFSKVTTTNEHLEALLKAMNSSHHTTLRVNTLKSTKEELLRTLKDKGIDVSSVDQYRVAIKFNSSTPLNNIKELDEGKCFVQSLGSILVGEIADPKPGETVIDMCAAPGTKTTHLAQQMGDKGKIYACDVHKHRVNLIKKSCQTAGVNIVEPVLLDSTKACEYFQKRFDLVLLDAPCSGLGVIANKPDIKWNKSKDDLVSIASLQLELIKNGVKLLNPGGVLIYSTCTLTKTENEDIVNYALNIDDTLSLVQQRHVFPDKDNTDGFYIAKIKKRKKGEID; this is encoded by the coding sequence ATGGAAAATAATTCAAACCCTAGAGTTGAATGTATTAAGGCATTAGTGCAGATAGAACGTAACGAAAGCTATTCAAATTTAGTTATTAACGATGTTTTAAAAAAGGTAACTTTTACTCCTGAGGATAAAAGTCTTTTTACAAAAATCGTCTATGGAGTTATAGCTAATAAAACATTTCTTCTATGGGTGCTAAAAAAGTATGTAAAAAGACCTCACAAACAGCAGGATTGGTTAAAGTACACGTTAATGACATCACTATATCAAATCGCTTTTCTAGATAGCATACCTGATTATGCTGTAGTTAATGAAGGCGTAAAGTATGTTAAAAAACGCAATTATAGAAAAGCGTCATTTGTAAATGCTGTTCTTAGGAATATTGTCAGGGAAAAAGACAGTATTTTTGATGTGCCCAAAGAAGATTTCCTCGAGTTTCTTTCTATCAGATATTCCTATCCAAGGTGGATGGTAGAAGAGTTTTCTAAGGTCACTACAACGAATGAACATCTAGAAGCTTTGTTAAAAGCTATGAACTCTTCGCACCATACAACCCTAAGGGTTAATACTTTGAAAAGTACAAAAGAAGAGCTTTTAAGGACATTAAAAGATAAGGGTATTGATGTCAGCAGTGTTGACCAGTATCGAGTTGCCATAAAATTTAACAGCAGTACCCCGCTAAATAACATTAAAGAACTTGATGAGGGCAAATGTTTTGTGCAAAGTTTAGGTTCAATTTTGGTAGGGGAAATAGCTGATCCTAAGCCAGGGGAAACAGTTATCGATATGTGTGCAGCACCAGGCACAAAAACAACCCATTTAGCTCAGCAAATGGGTGATAAGGGTAAAATTTATGCGTGTGATGTTCATAAGCATAGAGTGAATCTTATAAAAAAATCCTGTCAAACTGCTGGCGTCAATATTGTAGAGCCGGTTTTATTAGACAGCACTAAAGCTTGTGAGTATTTCCAAAAAAGATTTGACTTAGTGCTTTTAGATGCCCCTTGTAGCGGTTTAGGAGTAATTGCAAATAAGCCAGATATAAAATGGAATAAGAGCAAGGATGACTTGGTTAGCATTGCGTCGTTACAGTTAGAACTGATTAAAAATGGAGTTAAATTATTAAACCCTGGAGGGGTCTTGATCTATTCCACATGTACATTGACTAAAACAGAAAATGAAGATATAGTTAACTATGCTTTAAATATCGATGATACGCTGTCTTTAGTTCAACAAAGGCATGTTTTTCCAGATAAAGATAATACAGATGGGTTCTATATAGCAAAAATTAAAAAAAGAAAAAAGGGTGAAATTGACTAG
- a CDS encoding zinc metallopeptidase — MFFGGTGLFFFDSGLIYFVIPAGIFAMYAQGKVKSAYAKYSKVMANKRITGAQVARTLLDRMGLQDVDVELTSGHLSDHYDPKAKKVRLSREVHNGTSLASLAIAAHETGHANQHDEGYFFLAFRNNFVPLAQFGSSLAMPLFLIGFIFSAQGGGPTYLMDLGIAFFSFALIFQLVTLPVEFNASSRAMALLTNEGIITNEEQKGTKAVLNAAALTYIAATAVALAQLLRLILLRNSRR; from the coding sequence ATGTTTTTTGGCGGCACAGGTCTTTTTTTCTTCGATTCGGGGTTAATTTATTTTGTCATTCCAGCAGGTATCTTTGCTATGTATGCCCAGGGAAAGGTGAAGTCAGCTTATGCAAAATATTCTAAAGTTATGGCTAACAAAAGAATAACAGGAGCGCAAGTGGCAAGGACATTGCTTGATAGGATGGGTTTGCAGGATGTTGACGTGGAACTTACAAGTGGACATTTATCTGATCACTACGATCCAAAAGCTAAAAAGGTTAGATTATCAAGAGAAGTCCATAACGGTACATCTCTAGCTTCTTTGGCAATTGCTGCCCATGAAACCGGTCATGCTAATCAGCATGATGAAGGTTATTTCTTTTTAGCCTTTAGAAATAACTTTGTTCCATTGGCACAGTTTGGAAGCTCTCTAGCTATGCCTCTATTTTTGATTGGATTTATTTTTAGCGCCCAAGGTGGTGGGCCAACTTACTTAATGGACTTAGGAATTGCGTTTTTTTCCTTTGCGCTTATATTTCAATTAGTTACTCTTCCCGTTGAATTTAATGCCTCTAGCAGGGCGATGGCATTACTAACAAATGAAGGGATTATAACTAATGAGGAACAAAAGGGGACTAAAGCAGTATTAAATGCAGCAGCCCTAACTTATATAGCGGCAACTGCGGTTGCATTAGCGCAGCTTCTTAGATTAATCTTGTTAAGGAATAGTCGAAGGTAA
- a CDS encoding DUF116 domain-containing protein: MAFKVEAYQKRLFMSLLIVALMLIVGFIGLLVSGIIANSVVINVIIYTLFVLLLSFLVIVSLGILVLLESVAFKKVPKSLQKLGWLSIKVLYPVVFFLAKIFKLNKEKIKGSFIAINNEMMAEVNDGLKGEELLVLLPHCIQKASCEVKVTHDVDKCKRCGKCDLASILKLKDEYKFNLYVATGGTAAREVVKKSRPKGILAVACERDLFSGIMDCKPLPVVGILNQRPNGPCYNTLVDEKELKLKVKKMLREE; this comes from the coding sequence TTGGCTTTTAAAGTAGAAGCATATCAAAAAAGATTGTTTATGTCGCTACTTATTGTTGCGCTTATGCTTATTGTAGGGTTTATTGGCCTACTAGTAAGTGGTATAATAGCCAACTCTGTAGTAATAAATGTAATTATATATACGTTATTTGTTCTTTTACTCAGTTTTTTAGTGATAGTGAGCTTAGGTATTTTGGTGTTATTAGAAAGTGTAGCTTTTAAAAAGGTACCTAAATCACTACAGAAGCTAGGCTGGCTCAGTATTAAAGTATTATATCCTGTGGTATTTTTCTTAGCAAAGATTTTTAAATTGAATAAAGAAAAAATAAAGGGGTCCTTTATAGCTATCAACAATGAAATGATGGCGGAGGTTAACGATGGATTAAAAGGGGAGGAGCTATTAGTGCTTTTGCCTCATTGCATACAAAAGGCAAGCTGTGAGGTTAAGGTAACCCATGATGTTGACAAATGTAAGCGTTGTGGCAAGTGTGACCTTGCTTCAATCTTAAAGCTAAAAGATGAATACAAATTCAATCTTTATGTAGCAACAGGAGGGACCGCTGCCCGCGAAGTTGTTAAAAAGTCAAGACCGAAAGGCATTTTAGCGGTAGCCTGCGAAAGAGACCTTTTCAGTGGCATAATGGATTGCAAACCACTTCCTGTTGTAGGAATCTTAAACCAGAGACCAAACGGTCCATGTTACAATACATTGGTTGATGAAAAGGAATTAAAACTAAAAGTAAAAAAAATGTTGAGGGAGGAATAA
- the fmt gene encoding methionyl-tRNA formyltransferase, with translation MKVVFMGTPDFAVPTLENLNNNYDVIAVVTQPDRKRGRGQKFSYSPVKSYAVENKIDVFQPDKVKDKEFILELKKLSPDVIVVVAYGQIIPKEILQIPPLGCVNVHGSLLPEFRGAAPIHWAVIEGKAFTGITTMLMDEGMDTGDMLIKKKVDINSEDNVATLHDKLSKVGADALIETLEQLKNDKITPIPQDSKEATYAPKITKEICEINWNEESTQIFNKIRGLNPWPGAHTHFNNTRIKLYDSAVSSKSFKKECGQVVSADKDGLLVQAKDGAVSLKTVQPQNKKKMDAISFVNGYNIKEGDKFGEKRRG, from the coding sequence ATGAAAGTTGTATTTATGGGAACCCCAGATTTTGCGGTCCCGACTTTGGAGAATCTTAATAATAATTATGATGTTATAGCTGTTGTGACGCAACCGGATAGAAAAAGAGGAAGAGGACAAAAGTTTTCTTATTCGCCGGTGAAAAGTTATGCAGTGGAAAATAAAATAGATGTGTTTCAGCCAGATAAGGTAAAAGATAAGGAATTTATTTTAGAGTTAAAAAAGCTTTCTCCAGACGTTATAGTTGTTGTGGCATATGGTCAAATTATTCCAAAGGAAATCCTGCAGATACCACCTTTAGGATGTGTCAATGTTCATGGGTCGCTATTGCCTGAGTTTAGAGGTGCTGCACCGATTCACTGGGCTGTAATCGAAGGCAAGGCGTTCACAGGCATAACTACAATGCTGATGGATGAAGGAATGGATACAGGAGATATGCTTATTAAAAAAAAGGTAGATATAAATTCAGAGGATAATGTAGCTACCTTACACGATAAGCTATCAAAGGTTGGAGCCGATGCATTGATTGAAACATTGGAACAGCTTAAAAATGATAAAATAACTCCTATACCACAAGATTCTAAGGAAGCAACATATGCTCCTAAGATAACAAAAGAAATTTGTGAGATTAACTGGAATGAAGAAAGCACACAAATTTTCAATAAAATCCGTGGACTAAACCCATGGCCTGGGGCACACACACATTTTAATAATACTAGAATTAAACTCTATGATAGTGCAGTATCTAGCAAAAGTTTTAAAAAAGAATGTGGGCAGGTAGTTTCCGCAGATAAAGACGGTTTATTGGTCCAGGCAAAAGATGGTGCTGTATCGTTGAAAACTGTACAACCACAAAACAAAAAGAAAATGGATGCTATCTCTTTCGTAAATGGATACAATATTAAAGAAGGGGATAAATTTGGGGAAAAGAGAAGGGGATAA
- the def gene encoding peptide deformylase, which produces MAVKQVLADENPILRKKSHPVVEVNKEIIKLLDDMYETMVDYNGIGLAAPQIGVLKRVIVIQVGDELPKIELINPKIENATGEEADLEGCLSVPGVYGEVKRAEEVTVSGVNRVGKNIKFNAKGMLARAIQHEIDHLDGIIFTDKVDKLIEG; this is translated from the coding sequence TTGGCAGTTAAACAGGTGTTAGCAGATGAGAATCCAATATTAAGAAAAAAATCCCATCCCGTAGTGGAGGTAAATAAAGAGATAATAAAGCTATTAGATGATATGTATGAAACTATGGTAGATTATAATGGAATAGGACTAGCAGCACCTCAAATTGGGGTGTTAAAAAGGGTGATAGTTATTCAAGTGGGTGATGAACTTCCTAAAATAGAGCTTATTAACCCCAAGATTGAAAACGCTACCGGTGAGGAAGCTGATTTAGAAGGGTGCTTGAGTGTGCCAGGAGTTTATGGCGAAGTTAAAAGGGCAGAAGAAGTAACTGTCTCGGGGGTAAATAGGGTTGGTAAAAACATCAAATTTAATGCTAAGGGTATGCTTGCGAGAGCTATACAACATGAGATTGATCATCTAGATGGTATAATTTTTACCGACAAAGTAGATAAACTCATAGAAGGTTAG